One window of Salminus brasiliensis chromosome 16, fSalBra1.hap2, whole genome shotgun sequence genomic DNA carries:
- the dgat2 gene encoding diacylglycerol O-acyltransferase 2, translating into MKTLLAAYSDVKKGTGSSILSALLELPSAPWLSKSKLVKHLQVISVLQFILTFLALGIASTVLLVYLFCTDCWVIAAIYTAWLIIDWNTPKQGGRRSTWVRNWTVWSYFRDYFPIRLIKTHNLLPSRNYIFGYHPHGIFCFGAFCNFSTEATGFSKKFPGIRPSLATLAGNFRLPLLRDYMMFGGIIPVNRNSIDYLLSRNGTGNAVVIVVGGAAESLDCAPGLNSVTLKNRKGFVKLALQKGADLVPVYSFGENEAYKQVIFAEGSWWRQVQRRLQKLLGFAPCLFHGCGFFSSESWGMVPYCKPINTVVGEPITVPKVEDPTQDVIDLYHTMYINSLTSLFDKYKTRFGLTETDVLFIH; encoded by the exons ATGAAGACACTGCTCGCTGCCTATTCTGATGTCAAAAAAG GCACTGGTTCCAGTATCCTCTCAGCGCTGCTGGAGCTGCCCTCTGCCCCATGGCTCTCCAAATCGAAGCTGGTGAAGCACCTTCAGGTCATCTCTGTCCTGCAGTTCATCCTTACCTTCCTGGCCCTGG GCATCGCTTCCACAGTGCTACTGGTGTACCTGTTCTGCACAGACTGCTGGGTCATCGCTGCCATCTACACAGCCTGGCTCATCATCGACTGGAACACACCCAAACAAG GGGGGCGGAGGTCAACATGGGTAAGGAACTGGACGGTGTGGTCGTACTTCAGAGACTACTTTCCCATCAGA CTCATCAAGACCCATAACTTGCTGCCCAGCCGAAACTACATCTTCGGCTATCACCCCCACGGCATTTTCTGCTTCGGAGCGTTCTGCAACTTTTCCACAGAGGCGACGGGATTCTCCAAGAAGTTTCCCGGGATACGCCCGTCTCTGGCGACGCTGGCAGGCAACTTCCGGCTGCCTCTGCTGAGGGATTACATGATGTTTGGAG GTATCATCCCGGTGAACCGCAACTCTATAGACTACCTCCTCTCTCGCAACGGGACGGGCAACGCTGTGGTCATTGTGGTTGGAGGTGCTGCGGAGTCCCTGGACTGTGCCCCGGGGCTCAACTCCGTTACTCTGAAGAACCGCAAAGGCTTTGTGAAGCTGGCTCTGCAGAAAGG agctgACCTGGTGCCGGTGTACTCGTTCGGTGAGAACGAGGCCTATAAGCAGGTGATCTTTGCGGAGGGCTCGTGGTGGAGGCAGGTCCAGCGCCGGCTGCAGAAGCTGCTGGGTTTCGCCCCCTGTCTGTTCCACGGCTGCGGGTTCTTCTCCTCAGAGAGCTGGGGCATGGTTCCCTACTGCAAACCCATCAACACCGTGG TCGGTGAGCCGATCACGGTGCCAAAGGTTGAGGATCCGACTCAGGACGTCATTGACTTGTACCACACCATGTACATCAACTCCCTCACCTCGCTGTTCGACAAATACAAGACACGCTTCGGCCTGACAGAGACCGACGTGCTGTTCATCCACTGA
- the mogat2 gene encoding 2-acylglycerol O-acyltransferase 2, whose product MKIAFAPANIPLRRRLQTAAVLKLVFSFLGLAPLCIVLFVSLLFTRFWLISVLYATWWFVDWDTPSRGGRQCPLLRRMSLWNYVRDYFPIQLVKTADLDPRQNYVLGFHPHGIMVSGAFTNFCTQATGFNKLFPGVNSYLLMLPLWFRAPFFRDYIMCAGLIPSDKDSASYLLRKEGGGNAVVIAVGGALEALDSHPGTHVVLLANKKGFIKLAMEHGAHLVPVYSFGENELYDQVDNPKGTWLRWIQDRLQGIMGVSLPLFHARGIFQYSFGLMPYRKRITTVVGKPIKVEKNEKPSTEELDALHQLYMDELTQLFDEHKGKHGIPEDAHLECI is encoded by the exons ATGAAGATCGCCTTCGCTCCAGCGAACATTCCTCTGAGGAGGAGGCTGCAGACGGCCGCCGTGCTGAAGCTGGTCTTCTCCTTCCTCGgtctgg CCCCCCTTTGTATTGTGCTGTTTGTGTCTCTCCTGTTTACTCGGTTctggttgatcagtgttctcTACGCCACCTGGTGGTTTGTGGACTGGGACACACCGTCACGCGGGGGCAGGCAATGCCCTTTGCTCCGCCGAATGTCTCTGTGGAACTACGTCAGGGACTACTTCCCCatacag CTGGTGAAGACGGCAGATTTGGACCCCAGGCAGAATTATGTTCTGGGCTTTCATCCGCACGGCATCATGGTGTCCGGAGCGTTCACTAACTTCTGCACGCAGGCCACTGGCTTCAACAAGCTGTTCCCCGGGGTTAACAGTTACCTGCTGATGCTGCCTCTGTGGTTCAGAGCCCCGTTCTTCAGAGACTACATCATGTGTGCAG gttTGATTCCCTCAGATAAAGACAGTGCCAGTTATCTGCTGCGCAAGGAAGGTGGCGGTAATGCCGTGGTCATCGCAGTGGGTGGAGCTTTAGAAGCACTGGACTCCCATCCAGGGACCCACGTAGTGTTATTGGCCAATAAGAAGGGCTTCATTAAGCTGGCAATGGAACATGG TGCCCACCTGGTCCCAGTTTACTCCTTTGGAGAGAATGAGCTCTATGATCAGGTCGATAATCCAAAGGGCACCTGGCTAAGGTGGATACAGGACCGCCTGCAGGGGATTATGGGTGTttctcttccactgttccatgCACGAGGGATTTTCCAGTACAGCTTCGGCCTCATGCCCTACAGGAAGCGCATCACTACCGTCG TTGGAAAACCAATCAAAGTGGAGAAAAACGAGAAACCTTCCACTGAGGAGCTGGACGCTCTGCACCAGCTCTATATGGACGAACTAACGCAGCTGTTTGATGAACACAAGGGCAAACATGGCATACCTGAGGACGCACACCTGGAGTGCATATGA